From Methylococcus capsulatus:
GACGGCATGTACGGTGGCCGCGATTCGGAGGCGCACCAGGCCGCTCTGACCGGCGACCGGGTCGGAACCGCCTGCAAGGAGGCGGCGGGACCGGCACTCAATCCGCTGATCAAGCTGATGGGGCTGGTGTCCGTGTTGATCGCGCCGCTGCTGGCCTGAGCCGATCCGGCATTCATCGAGGGAGATGCGCATGCTTTCGACACGCAGCGTTTTTCAGGAGATACGGCGCGATCCCCGGGCGTTCCAGCTTCTGATAAGCATCGCCGCCAAGGGCGAAACCCAGGGCGGCTGGGAGAACGAACGGATCGCGGCGCTGACGCCGGACCCGGAGCTGGCGCGCAAGGTCAGGCGGCACGGCGCCGACGAAACCAAGCATGGCCTGATGTTTGGCAAGCTGCTCCGCAAGGTCGGGCTGGACCAAGTGCCCGTGCCGGCGGATGCCGATTACTGCATGATGCTGGAAAGCCGCGGTATCGGGCTGTCGCACCGGCGTCTGAGCCGGGACGAGCCGCTCGGTCCGGAGGAAATCCTGCAGTACCTGGTGCACAGCAAAGTGACCGAGGAGCGCGCCTCCGATGAGGTCAACCGACTGCTGCGGGTGTTCGGGGACGATCCGGAACTGGCGCCGAGCCTGCGGGTCATCGCGGAGGATGAAATCAATCATCTTTCCTATGCCCACGAGGAGCTGCTCCGGCTCAGCGGTCAGGGTTATGGAGGCCGCATCGCGCAAATGCTGAAGGTCTATGCGCTGGCCGAGATCCGTGTTTACCGTGACGTCGGCCTGGCGTTCGTCCGCCACATGGCGGCGCTCCTGGGTTGGAGCGGCCCTAAGCAATGGCTGCTGGAGCTGGGCGTTTCGGCGGCCTATGTCCTGGAACGGGCCTTTGCCTGGCGGCGGCTGGCGGCGCTCAAGCCACCGCTGCGCCGCGATGCCATGGGGAATTGAGGCATGGCGGGAAGGCAACCGACAGTGGGATCGGCTGAGCACCGGCAGCTGTTCTGCCGTAGCTTCATCGACAGTCATTTGCAATTCGAGCCGGCACAGTTGCCCTGGCCGGAGCTGGATCCGACCATGCTGCAGCGTCTCAGGGAAGTGCCGTTCTGGCAGGAGGTCCTGTATACCGAGATGCGGGCGATCCGGATCATCGAAGCATTCGCGCCGACCGTTCCAGACCCTTTGGTGCGGGAGGCCATGGAGCTGATGGCCGAGGAGGAACGGCGGCACGAGCGATTGGTGCGGCACCTGATCGCCCGCTATGGGATCGTGATCGAAGCCAGAGAGATTCCGCCGTTGCCGTCGGATGTCGAACGGACGTTCATCGACTTCGGCTACGGCGAATGCGTGGATTCCTTCCTGGGGTTCGGCTTCTTCCGTCTCGCGCGGGAGAGCGGATTCCTGCCGCCGGAAATGTTCGACGCTCTGGAAATCCTCATGGGAGAGGAGGTCCGCCATGTGCTGTTCTTCGTCAACTGGATGGCTTGGCACCAGGCACTCCGCGGACGGCGTGCGGCGGCTTCGCGCGGGCTGACCTCGGCATGGCATTACGCCCGTGCGATCGCGGCGCTGGCGGGCGTCGCCGCACGGAATGCCCGCCACCAGGGCAATGGCCGGGAATTTTCGGCGACCCAGGCCGCCGGCCTGATGCCAGGCTTCACGATGGGCGGTCTGCTCGCGGCCTGTCTGGAGGAAAACCGGCGGCGGCTGGACGCCTACGACCGGGATTTGCTGCGCCCGCGCCTATTGCCGGCACTGGCGCGTGTCGCACTGGCGTTTACCGGCAGGGGCGGGCGGCGGAAACGGGGGGACGGCAGGGCGGAGGTTCGATGCGGCAGGTAAGGAGGGCGCTAGGGCGGTTCGTGGTGATCACAATGATTGCGGCGGCCGCGCTGCCTCTGGGCATGCTAGCATGGCGGGAGCAGGCGGAGCGCGCCGCGGCGCTGGTATCCGGCACGCTGCTGCCGCAGCCGCGCCCCGTCGCCGATTTCGTATTGACCGGTGACGACGGCAGACCATTCACGCGGGCCGATCTGGCCGGCCGCTGGACTGTCGTCTTCGTCGGCTATACCCACTGCCCCGATGTCTGCCCCGCCACACTGTCCCGGCTCAAGGCCGCCAAGGCCAGACTCGGTGCAGAGGGCGAGCGGCTGGCGGTGCTCTTCGTGTCGGTCGATCCCGAGCGCGATACGCCGGACCATCTGGCGCGCTACGTACGTCATTTCGACCAGGATTTCCGGGCGGTGACCGGCCCGGTGGATGTGCTGATGGCGTTGGGGCGCGAGCTCGGCTTCGTGTTCGTCAAGAATCTCGGCGCGGAAGGCGAGGGCTATGGCATCGATCATTCCGCCGAGCTGATGTTGCTCGATCCGAGGGTCCGTCTGGTTGGCTACCTGATCCCACCTTTCCGGATCGAAGCTCTGGCTGCAGATTTCGAGACGATACTCAGGAAACGGGTTGCTCCATGACGAAAGTGCATATTTTCTGCGCAGCCTTGGCTTGGTTCACTCTGCCGGGCCATGCCTGCGAAGGACTGGAGGTTTCAGCGGCCAGAGTGATGGAATCCCCGCCCGGTGCGAGCGTTCTCGCAGGGTTTGCGACGCTGCGCAACGGTGGGGATGCGCCCCTCGTCATCCGCCGCGCCGACAGCCCGGATTTCTCGGCGGTGGAATTCCATTCGCTGGTGCAGCGGGACGGGTTGATCCGGATGACGATGGACGGTTCGCTGACCGTGCCGCCGCATGGTCTGCTCGTCATCGAGTCGGGCAAGCGCCATCTGATGTTGATCAAGCCTGCCAGAGATTTTCACGAAGGCGACTGGATCACCGTTCGCCTGTTCTGTACGAGCGGGATGCTGGAAGTGAAGATACCGGTCGAGAAGAGCGGCTGAAGGTCGCTCTCGTCGAGCGGAGTCCTTGAAGGTGGACTGTGTCAGCGGGTCTGTGCTTCCAGAACGGCTAGCCGAACGCGGCTCGAAACTGGACGGCGCATCTGGATGACCACGCCAAGGATCTCGAGCGATTTCAGTTCGGTGCCCGCAAAGCTGGGAAAATCGGGATGTATCGAGATGAGTTCATAGTCGATCTCGTCCCCGGATTGTGATAGGACGCGGTATCTGTTCAGGTTGAGTCGCTCGGCACCCGGTCGGAAAACGATCACCGGATCGCTGGGCTGAAGCGGTGCATCCGGGTCGACAACCAATTGATCTCCGGGACGAAACTCGGGCTGGAACGCTTCGTCGCTCAGCTCCAGCTTGAGGGCGAACAGACGTGGACCGGATTCCGCGAATGGCAGCGAATAGTCCATGGCCACCCATTTGCCTGTCGATGATTGCACCGACTGATCCTTGAGGTAAGCCTGTACGAGTTCGCAGTCCCGCGGAGAAAACAGCGGGACGCGACGAGCGCTCGCCATTGACAGAGGCCGTGCGGCATTCACGATGCGGGAATGTTCATTTCCGAACAGCAGCGTATCGATATCGATTCCCAATTCCTTGGCGATAAGCGGCAGAAAGGTGCTTTTCCTGATTTTGCCCGATTCTAGGCTTTGAATGGTTTGCTGTGCCGCGCCAACCCGTCCTGCCAGCTCATCCTGGCTCATGCCCAGACGTTCGCGGTAATGCCGGACACGCACGCCTACCGAAGTCAAATTTTCTCCCGATGATTGAATGGCGTTGGGATTCATGCCCAAGGAAGACATCCTCGCTGTTTTTCGCATGCTCGGTGAGCAGATCAAAAACAAAAAACCATTATAACAGTAATGCAGGTTCGAGCCGGCCTGCGCTGCAGTCAGCGCCGGCCACGTCCGGTCTTGCGGCCTTTGTCCAGAGCGACGTAAATCGTCCTCCCTTCGAAATCTTGACCGTCCAGCCCTGAAATCGCCGCGCGGGCCTCATGACCTTCCATGTCCACCGTTGCGACGCCTCGCGCCTGTCCTGTAAATAAATCTCTACTCACCTTCAAGTCGAAGACTTTGCCATAGCCGCCAAACAATTCTCGCAGGTCGGCATCGGTCGTTGAAGGGGGTAAGCCATGCACGAAAAGCGTCAACATCGGTTCGAACTCCTGACTGAGATTGAAGTTGTGCGGAGAAAAAAGCACCTTCGAGGCAGGGAACGGGTCTGATGGTTTTGATGCTTGTTTACCACGCTGGCTGGAAGTGTACTGGACAAAATACTTTTTTAATAGTAGAAATTGGTGTCAATCATCGATTCGGCGACTAAGGGTGACGTGGTTCGTCGAACGCTTGGCTGGGCAGCCGGTGTCTGCCCGCCCCGGCGTTCGCACCGCCTGTTCGCACGGTTCACACAGTGCCTGGAGAATTCATTGGGAAATCCTGTGTTGCAAACTTTTACCGCGTTGCGCGGCCTCGCCGACAGGAATGCAAGCTGGCGCCAGGATTTCGGTGCCGGCTTGCTGGTCTTTCTGATTGCCCTGCCTTTGTGTCTGGGCGTGGCCGTGGCTTCGGGATTCCCGCCCATGGCGGGTATTCTTTCGGCGGTGGTCGGCGGGCTGTTGGTGTCCCGTATCAATGGTTCCTACCTCACCATCACGGGTCCGGCCGCCGGTTTGATCGTGGTGATCCTCGGTGCCGTGCAATCGCTGGGTCAGGGCGACGCCATGGCCGGTTACCGCTACACCCTGGCGGCCATCGTTGTATCCGGCGTGCTGCAAATCCTGTTGGGCCTTTACAAGGCCGGACGCCTGTCCGCCTACTTTCCCGCCTCGGTGGTCCACGGCATGCTGGCCGCCATCGGCATCATCATCATGGCCAAACAGATCCCGGTGATGGCGGGCGTCAAAATCGAACCCGGTACCCACGCCAGCCTGTTGTCCAGCATGGCCCAGCTGCCTCATGGGCTCGCCTATTTCATCCCGGAAACGACCTTCATCGCCCTGGTGGGGCTGGCCATCCTGATCGCCTGGCCACGGCTCGAAAACCGCTTCCTCAGCAAAGTCCCGGCGCCCATCGTCGTCATTTTGTCCGGCATGGCCCTAGGGCAGGTTTTCGACCTGGCCCAGCTTCGCCCCGGTGAAAGCTTCCTGGTTCCCAAGGACTTGATCGTCGGCCCCGCTTTTCTGGTTGCGATTCCCGACAGCCTGCTGGCG
This genomic window contains:
- a CDS encoding ferritin-like domain-containing protein, whose protein sequence is MLSTRSVFQEIRRDPRAFQLLISIAAKGETQGGWENERIAALTPDPELARKVRRHGADETKHGLMFGKLLRKVGLDQVPVPADADYCMMLESRGIGLSHRRLSRDEPLGPEEILQYLVHSKVTEERASDEVNRLLRVFGDDPELAPSLRVIAEDEINHLSYAHEELLRLSGQGYGGRIAQMLKVYALAEIRVYRDVGLAFVRHMAALLGWSGPKQWLLELGVSAAYVLERAFAWRRLAALKPPLRRDAMGN
- a CDS encoding SCO family protein, translating into MRQVRRALGRFVVITMIAAAALPLGMLAWREQAERAAALVSGTLLPQPRPVADFVLTGDDGRPFTRADLAGRWTVVFVGYTHCPDVCPATLSRLKAAKARLGAEGERLAVLFVSVDPERDTPDHLARYVRHFDQDFRAVTGPVDVLMALGRELGFVFVKNLGAEGEGYGIDHSAELMLLDPRVRLVGYLIPPFRIEALAADFETILRKRVAP
- a CDS encoding copper chaperone PCu(A)C, coding for MTKVHIFCAALAWFTLPGHACEGLEVSAARVMESPPGASVLAGFATLRNGGDAPLVIRRADSPDFSAVEFHSLVQRDGLIRMTMDGSLTVPPHGLLVIESGKRHLMLIKPARDFHEGDWITVRLFCTSGMLEVKIPVEKSG
- a CDS encoding XRE family transcriptional regulator, yielding MNPNAIQSSGENLTSVGVRVRHYRERLGMSQDELAGRVGAAQQTIQSLESGKIRKSTFLPLIAKELGIDIDTLLFGNEHSRIVNAARPLSMASARRVPLFSPRDCELVQAYLKDQSVQSSTGKWVAMDYSLPFAESGPRLFALKLELSDEAFQPEFRPGDQLVVDPDAPLQPSDPVIVFRPGAERLNLNRYRVLSQSGDEIDYELISIHPDFPSFAGTELKSLEILGVVIQMRRPVSSRVRLAVLEAQTR
- a CDS encoding RNA recognition motif domain-containing protein translates to MLTLFVHGLPPSTTDADLRELFGGYGKVFDLKVSRDLFTGQARGVATVDMEGHEARAAISGLDGQDFEGRTIYVALDKGRKTGRGRR